In one window of Brassica rapa cultivar Chiifu-401-42 chromosome A07, CAAS_Brap_v3.01, whole genome shotgun sequence DNA:
- the LOC103831740 gene encoding tyrosine-sulfated glycopeptide receptor 1: protein MIDEKKMRSTKSICLLVRPVPMFLFLLIYVLSISVFFLTVSEAVCNLQDRDSLLFFSSNVSSPASPLHWSSSTDCCSWEGISCDDSPQNRVTSILLPSRGLSGNLPSSVLDLPRLTRLDLSHNRLSGPLPQGFFSVLDHLTFLDLSYNSFNGELPLEANGTSRNFPIQTVDLSSNFLQGQILSGSVFLQGAFNLTSFNVSNNSFTGPLPSFMCTTSPQLTKLDFSYNKFSGDISGGLGRCLKLNSLRAGFNNLSGEIPKEVYNLSELEEFSLPVNHLSGRIDDGITRLTKLTLLELYFNQLQGDIPKDIGRLINLRSLRLHINNLTGFVPVSLSNCTKLEKLNLRVNRLGGTLSVDFSRFQSLSILDLGNNSFTGDFPSTVYSCRNMTAMRFAGNKLTGQISPQVLELKSLTFFTFSDNNMTNITGALSILQGCKNLSTLIIAKNFYDETIPSNEDFLASGAFPKLQIFGTGGSRLKGEIPAWLIKLKSVELMDLSQNRFVGSIPGWLGTLPNLFYLDLSDNLLTGELPKELFQLRALMSQKVYDATERTYLELPVFVKPNNITSNQQYNQLASLPPAIYIRRNNLTGSIPVEIGQLKVLMHLELLGNKFSGSIPDELSNLTSLERLDLSNNNLSGRIPWSLTGLHFMSYFNVANNTLSGQIPTGSQFDTFPKSYFEGNPLLCGRVLQLSCTVAPKPYTNEKASTTVVLGIVIGIFFGVSLILVMLALWVMSKRRVNPGDSENAELEINSNASYSEVPPGSEKDISLVLLFGNSRYEVKDLTIFELLKATNNFSQANIIGCGGFGLVYKAVLDNGTKLAVKKLTGDYGLMEKEFKAEVEVLSRAKHENLVALQGYCVHDSARILIYSFMENGSLDYWLHENPEGPAQLDWAKRLHIMRGASCGLAYMHQICEPHIVHRDIKSSNILLDGSFKAYLADFGLSRLILPYRTHVTTELVGTLGYIPPEYGQAWVATLRGDVYSFGVVMLELLTGKRPMEVFRPKMSREIVAWVNQMRREEKPEEVFDPLLRESGHEREMLRVLDIACMCVNQNPMKRPVIQQVVDWLNDVDAGNRNQSNREEAEEEEETK from the coding sequence ATGATTGACGAGAAGAAGATGAGATCTACCAAATCCATTTGTCTCCTTGTGAGACCAGTACCTATGTTCCTCTTCCTCCTTATTTACGTTCTTTCCATCTCTGTCTTCTTCCTTACAGTTTCAGAAGCTGTCTGTAATCTCCAAGATCGAGATTCTCTCCTTTTCTTCTCCAGCAACGTATCATCTCCAGCTTCTCCTTTGCATTGGAGCTCGTCTACTGATTGTTGCTCCTGGGAAGGAATCTCTTGCGATGATTCTCCACAAAATCGAGTCACTTCGATTCTTTTGCCCTCTAGAGGACTCTCAGGCAATCTCCCCTCCTCTGTTTTGGATCTCCCTCGTCTCACTCGTCTCGACCTTTCTCATAACCGTCTCTCTGGTCCTCTCCCACAAGGCTTCTTCTCCGTTCTTGATCACCTCACGTTTCTTGATCTTAGTTACAACAGTTTCAACGGCGAACTGCCACTTGAAGCCAACGGAACCAGCAGAAACTTCCCAATCCAGACAGTTGATCTCTCCAGTAATTTTCTCCAAGGCCAAATCTTAAGCGGCTCTGTTTTCCTTCAAGGCGCTTTCAATCTCACCAGCTTCAACGTCAGCAACAACAGCTTCACCGGTCCACTCCCTTCCTTCATGTGCACCACTTCACCGCAGCTCACCAAACTGGACTTCTCTTATAACAAATTCTCAGGCGATATCTCTGGAGGGTTAGGCAGATGTTTGAAGCTAAATTCTCTTCGAGCAGGCTTCAACAATCTATCTGGTGAAATCCCAAAAGAAGTCTACAATCTCTCTGAGCTCGAGGAGTTCTCTTTACCAGTCAACCATCTTTCAGGGAGGATCGATGATGGGATCACTCGTCTCACTAAACTGACACTGCTTGAGCTTTACTTCAATCAACTCCAAGGAGATATACCAAAGGATATAGGTAGACTAATCAATCTGCGCAGCCTCCGGCTCCATATCAATAACCTCACAGGTTTTGTCCCGGTCTCTCTCTCCAACTGCACCAAACTCGAGAAGCTGAATCTAAGGGTTAATCGGCTGGGAGGAACCTTATCGGTAGACTTTTCTCGTTTTCAGAGCCTCAGCATTCTGGACCTCGGAAACAATAGCTTCACCGGTGACTTCCCCTCGACGGTTTACTCCTGCAGAAACATGACAGCGATGAGGTTTGCAGGCAACAAGTTAACGGGACAGATATCTCCACAAGTACTGGAACTGAAGTCTCTGACGTTCTTTACGTTCTCAGACAATAACATGACGAACATTACAGGAGCTCTCAGTATTCTGCAAGGCTGCAAGAATCTGTCTACTCTCATCATTGCAAAGAACTTTTACGACGAAACAATACCAAGCAACGAGGATTTTCTAGCATCAGGTGCATTTCCAAAGCTCCAAATCTTCGGTACCGGTGGATCTAGATTGAAAGGTGAAATACCAGCTTGGCTGATCAAGCTCAAGAGCGTAGAACTTATGGACCTGTCACAAAATCGATTCGTGGGGTCGATTCCTGGTTGGCTAGGAACTCTTCCAAACCTGTTTTACTTGGATCTTTCTGATAACCTTCTTACAGGAGAGCTTCCAAAGGAACTGTTTCAGCTGAGAGCACTCATGTCCCAAAAGGTATATGATGCAACAGAGAGGACCTATCTAGAGCTACCTGTTTTTGTAAAGCCCAATAATATCACCAGCAATCAACAATACAATCAGCTTGCCAGCCTTCCACCTGCGATATATATCCGAAGGAATAACCTGACCGGGAGCATACCAGTTGAGATCGGACAGCTAAAGGTTCTCATGCACCTCGAGCTTTTAGGTAATAAGTTTTCAGGTAGCATCCCAGATGAATTGTCAAACCTCACAAGCTTAGAGAGGCTGGACCTGTCCAACAATAATCTATCTGGCAGAATCCCTTGGTCGCTCACGGGACTCCATTTCATGTCCTATTTCAACGTTGCAAACAACACTCTCAGCGGGCAGATACCTACAGGGTCTCAGTTCGACACTTTCCCAAAATCGTATTTTGAAGGAAACCCATTGCTGTGTGGCCGTGTACTGCAACTCTCCTGCACGGTTGCACCCAAGCCTTATACAAACGAAAAGGCGAGCACAACGGTTGTTTTGGGGATTGTCATTGGGATCTTTTTCGGCGTCAGTTTGATTTTGGTGATGCTTGCTTTGTGGGTGATGTCAAAGAGGAGAGTAAACCCAGGAGACTCTGAGAACGCAGAACTGGAGATAAACTCCAACGCCTCGTATTCCGAAGTCCCTCCGGGTTCGGAGAAAGATATAAGCCTTGTGCTGCTGTTCGGGAACAGTAGATACGAAGTTAAAGACCTGACCATATTTGAGCTCCTGAAAGCTACCAACAACTTCAGCCAAGCTAATATCATCGGATGCGGCGGGTTTGGTCTTGTCTACAAGGCTGTCTTGGACAATGGGACGAAACTGGCGGTTAAGAAACTCACCGGAGACTATGGTTTGATGGAGAAAGAGTTCAAGGCGGAGGTGGAAGTTCTGTCAAGAGCCAAACATGAGAACCTGGTCGCTCTACAAGGCTACTGCGTCCATGACAGTGCTCGGATACTTATCTACTCGTTCATGGAAAACGGAAGCCTTGACTATTGGCTGCACGAGAATCCAGAAGGTCCAGCTCAACTGGATTGGGCTAAAAGACTTCATATCATGAGAGGAGCAAGCTGCGGACTAGCGTACATGCACCAGATATGCGAACCGCACATAGTACACCGAGACATCAAGTCCAGCAACATCCTTTTGGACGGAAGTTTCAAGGCCTACCTCGCGGACTTCGGCTTGTCGAGACTGATCCTTCCGTACCGCACCCACGTTACAACAGAGCTTGTGGGCACACTGGGCTACATCCCCCCGGAGTACGGACAAGCGTGGGTAGCCACTCTGAGAGGTGACGTGTACAGTTTTGGCGTCGTGATGCTCGAGCTACTCACGGGGAAAAGACCAATGGAGGTGTTCAGACCGAAGATGTCGAGAGAAATAGTCGCGTGGGTGAATCAGATGAGAAGGGAAGAGAAACCAGAGGAGGTGTTTGATCCGTTGCTGAGAGAGAGTGGTCACGAAAGAGAGATGCTTCGTGTGCTTGACATAGCCTGCATGTGTGTGAACCAAAACCCAATGAAAAGACCAGTTATACAACAAGTTGTGGACTGGCTTAATGATGTAGACGCGGGAAACAGAAACCAAAGTAACagagaagaagctgaagaagaagaagagacaaaGTAA